In a single window of the Tigriopus californicus strain San Diego chromosome 2, Tcal_SD_v2.1, whole genome shotgun sequence genome:
- the LOC131877138 gene encoding mRNA cap guanine-N7 methyltransferase-like (The sequence of the model RefSeq protein was modified relative to this genomic sequence to represent the inferred CDS: added 27 bases not found in genome assembly), with the protein MANSDSRVASGSQARLDTGGLAKTVASHYNNIEERGAQFRKESPIYYMRNLNNWIKSQLINQYTRKIEIKKREKGESPGITVLDLGCGKGGDLLKWQKARVDHVVCCDIAGLSVEQCQDRYDQNRRRNRHIYSAEFHTADCTRDRLIDVYEDPDTYFDLVSCQFAFHYCFESLPQAERMLQNAAERLKKGGFFIGTTPDANDIVNRAREFGQRVKGDDGDEVIRFGNDIFSIAVPMKWMEPSHQIPIFGAKYDFHLEGVVDCPEFLVHFPTLTKLAEKYGLILVAKRRFANYFQECQKTDMEGERLLCKMKALESFPGHEEFSEEKKSNYQHAVDACRKLKEEQNESRSPIIGTLSRMEWEAASIYVIFAFMKI; encoded by the exons TCTGGCTCCCAAGCCCGCCTTGACACCGGAGGCCTTGCCAAGACCGTGGCCTCCCACTACAACAACATAGAGGAGCGTGGCGCTCAATTCCGCAAAGAGAGCCCTATCTACTACATGCGGAATCTCaacaactggatcaaaagccAGTTGATCAACCAGTACACACGCAAGATTGAGATCAAGAAGCGCGAGAAAGGCGAATCGCCGGGGATCACCGTTCTCGATTTGGGCTGTGGCAAAGGAGGCGATTTGCTCAAGTGGCAAAAGGCCAGAGTGGATCACGTGGTATGCTGTGACATTGCCGGATTATCCGTGGAACAATGCCAAGATCGATATGATCAGAACAGACGCAG AAACCGGCATATTTACTCGGCCGAGTTCCATACAGCGGATTGTACGCGGGATCGTCTGATTGATGTCTATGAGGATCCGGACACGTATTTTGATTTGGTCAGTTGTCAATTCGCATTCCATTATTGCTTTGAAAGTCTACCCCAAGCGGAACGCATGCTTCAAAATGCGGCTGAACGGCTTAAGAAGGGCGGTTTTTTCATTGGCACCACCCCGGATGCCAATGACATTGTCAATCGAGCCCGGGAATTCGGCCAGAGGGTCAAGGGCGATGATGGGGATGAGGTCATTCGCTTTGGGAACGATATCTTTTCTATCGCCGTGCCCATGAAGTGGATGGAACCATCGCATCAGATTCCAATTTTCGGAGCCAAATACGATTTCCATCTAGAAGGCGTGGTCGACTGTCCCGAGTTCCTAGTCCACTTTCCCACTTTGACCAAATTGGCCGAGAAATATGGCTTGATTTTGGTGGCCAAACGCAGGTTCGCCAACTATTTCCAAGAGTGCCAAAAGACGGACATGGAGGGAGAGCGTCTTTTGTGCAAGATGAAGGCCTTGGAATCGTTTCCGGGTCATGAAGAGTTCTCCGAGGAGAAGAAGAGTAACTACCAACATGCCGTTGACGCCTGTCGAAAGCTCAAGGAAGAACAGAACGAATCGCGATCTCCCATCATTGGGACGCTCTCTCGAATGGAATGGGAGGCAGCCTCTATCTAtgtcatttttgctttcatgaagATTTAG